The region GAGCGATCCGAAACAGCCCAAGATCTTCCTCCAGGTCCAGGGCCACGTCCGCGGGTGAGCCTTGCGACGAGCGCTTCTCGAGACGATCGCCCTCGCCGTCCTCGCGGCCGCCGCCGCCGTCGCCTGGAACGCGGGCCGCGCCGAGAGATTCCCGACAACGCTCCCGGCCGCCTTCTTTCGCGCCGACTCGGGCGCGCGGCCGATCCTGACCGCGCAAGCCGGCAAGCTCTACGCGGAGGGGGCGATCTTCCTCGACGCCCGCGCCCCTGACGAGTATGCCGAGGGGCAGATCGAGGGAGCCTTGAATGTCCCGGTCGAGGAGTGGCGCGAGCTCTACCCGGAGCTCTCCTCATGGATCTCCGGCTCGAAAGTCATCGTCTACGCCGATCCGGATCGAGTCGAGCGGGCGGACGATCTCGCTCGGGCCCTG is a window of Candidatus Eisenbacteria bacterium DNA encoding:
- a CDS encoding rhodanese-like domain-containing protein, which gives rise to MRRALLETIALAVLAAAAAVAWNAGRAERFPTTLPAAFFRADSGARPILTAQAGKLYAEGAIFLDARAPDEYAEGQIEGALNVPVEEWRELYPELSSWISGSKVIVYADPDRVERADDLARALLSRGAPRESLFVLIEGIDAWRRAGLPSAEGEDRVLGSGLGSDEEMEP